A part of Oncorhynchus kisutch isolate 150728-3 linkage group LG2, Okis_V2, whole genome shotgun sequence genomic DNA contains:
- the LOC109900678 gene encoding carcinoembryonic antigen-related cell adhesion molecule 1-like, whose amino-acid sequence METAVAISLTLFILTGLCAGQGLFPQGSVNGAEGGTAMFITNLIPPAQPFIIISWTVGGANIITSTSDDSIGPGYGDRITLNKTTGSLELRNLTLADSGGYRVAITTATAETINGSTELVVYENISDANIKGPPNHLFADWSSANLTCEAAGNITTIQWTKEGQPLSAGGNILFSEENRKVSISPVKRHDSGEYVCKLTNPASSATASYRMIVNYGPESMTILGRHIAEVESFTLIYCSVQSVPPATFTWLFNGQQTGVHEAGYIIRSVSYNNSGDYRCDARNDLTGNVISVDHSLSVKDKTPPPLSPEVAAGIAVAVMLVVVAVALGLYFSITHHRNKKGNN is encoded by the exons ATGGAAACTGCAGTagccatctctctcactctgttcatACTCACAG GTCTCTGTGCTGGTCAGGGTCTGTTTCCACAAGGTTCTGTGAATGGAGCAGAAGGAGGGACAGCGATGTTCATCACAAATCTAATCCCACCAGCCCAGCCGTTCATAATAATATCCTGGACTGTTGGTGGAGCCAACATTATAACCTCTACCAGTGATGACTCTATAGGGCCTGGATACGGAGACAGGATCACTCTGAACAAAACTACTGGATCTCTGGAGCTCAGGAATCTGACCCTGGCTGACAGTGGAGGATACAGAGTGGCTATAACAACAGCTACAGCAGAAACAATCAATGGATCAACTGAACTGGTTGTGTATG AGAATATATCTGATGCCAACATCAAAGGACCACCAAACCATCTGTTTGCAGATTGGAGCTCCGCCAACTTAACCTGTGAGGCTGCTGGTAACATCACTACTATACAATGGACGAAGGAAGGTCAGCCTCTGTCTGCCGGTGGCAATATATTATTCTCAGAGGAAAACAGGAAAGTATCCATCAGTCCTGTGAAGAGACACGACAGCGGAGAATATGTGTGTAAACTCACCAACCCTGCCAGCTCTGCTACTGCCTCCTATAGAATGATAGTGAACT ATGGACCAGAGTCCATGACCATCCTGGGCCGACACATCGCTGAGGTGGAGTCATTCACCCTTATTTACTGCTCTGTTCAGTCTGTACCGCCTGCTACGTTCACCTGGTTGTTCAATGGCCAGCAGACAGGTGTACATGAAGCTGGATACATCATAAGGAGCGTCAGCTACAACAACAGCGGGGACTACAGATGTGATGCTAGGAATGATCTCACCGGAAATGTTATCAGTGTGGACCATAGTCTGTCAGTGAAAG ATAAAACCCCTCCACCCCTAAGCCCAGAGGTAGCAGCAGGTATAGCAGTCGCTGTGATGTTGGTAGTGGTTGCTGTAGCTCTTGGTCTCTATTTCAGCATAACTCATCATCG GAACAAGAAAGGAAACAATTAA
- the LOC109901528 gene encoding carcinoembryonic antigen-related cell adhesion molecule 20-like, giving the protein MDYTLFTAAIVFLTSGLCVGQNVLPPGPLTGAIGGRVKFTTTLSPPAKHFVSVSWTFNRVNIITSTTANITNADYKDRISLDRTTGSLELWNLGLRDQGEYRVSIIPDGALELQGSTTLDVYVLLSAATITSPPATLIAGISSTNLTCEAAGNISSIQWIKDGLPLSPSNNITLSADNRTVYLSPVQDIDNGEYECLVSNPVSNRTASHNLTVNFGPQNISIYGPSAASTGYRVTLSCSADSIPPATFTWMFNRTETGVNNTLYVIERMEALHIGNYTCTATNNITGLKDSVVYKLRGSSAAPIW; this is encoded by the exons ATGGACTATACACTTTTCACAGCAGCCATTGTGTTTCTAACATCAG GTCTGTGTGTAGGTCAGAATGTGTTACCACCAGGACCATTGACTGGAGCCATAGGAGGGAGAGTGAAGTTCACCACAACCCTCAGTCCACCAGCCAAACATTTTGTCTCAGTGAGCTGGACCTTCAACAGGGTCaacatcatcacctccactaCGGCCAACATAACTAATGCTGACTACAAAGACCGGATCAGTCTGGACAGAACCACTGGCTCTCTGGAGCTGTGGAACCTGGGCCTGAGGGACCAAGGGGAATACAGAGTCAGCATCATACCAGACGGGGCTCTGGAGCTACAAGGATCTACCACTCTGGATGTCTATG TGTTGCTATCTGCTGCCACCATCACCAGTCCCCCAGCCACCCTGATAGCTGGCATAAGCTCCACCAACCTGACTTGTGAGGCTGCTGGCAACATCAGCTCCATACAGTGGATCAAAGAtggcctccctctgtctcccagcAACAATATCACCTTATCTGCAGACAACAGGACAGTCTATCTCAGTCCTGTTCAGGACATTGACAACGGAGAATATGAGTGTTTAGTCAGCAACCCTGTCAGCAACCGGACAGCATCCCACAACCTGACCGTCAACT TTGGACCCCAAAACATTTCAATATAtggaccatcagcagcatcaacaGGATACAGGGTAACTCTGAGCTGTTCGGCTGACTCTATCCCTCCTGCTACATTCACCTGGATGTtcaacaggacagagacaggtgtTAACAACACCCTGTACGTCATAGAGAGGATGGAGGCGCTACACATTGGGAACTACACCTGCACTGCCACCAATAACATCACGGGACTGAAAGACTCTGTTGTCTACAAGCTGAGAG GCTCCTCTGCTGCCCCCATTTGGTAA